The following proteins come from a genomic window of Lolium rigidum isolate FL_2022 chromosome 5, APGP_CSIRO_Lrig_0.1, whole genome shotgun sequence:
- the LOC124654733 gene encoding SRSF protein kinase 1-like: MAAAFGNTCFSSGSEGEEEDEDEGPEGYRKGGYHAARPGDRFADGRFVAQRKLGWGNFSTVWLAYDTLLSRFVALKIQKSARDYAQAALHEIELLSAAAKGDPTNSKCVLQLLDHFKHAGPNGQHVCLVTELLGDSLLRLIRYNRNKGIGLSRVREICRSVLVGLDYLHRELGIIHTDLKPENVLLVSTINPSKDPARAGFAPILDKPEGNQYNGAAISFSEKMLRMRARRAVVKISRRRESLGGVMVDLEKELERKRSLDGISMKCKIVDFGNACWADQQSAGEIQTRQYRAPEVIIGSGYSYSADMWSFACLVFELATGDMLFSPRDCQGCSEDEDHLALMMETLGKMPKKIASSGTRSKDYFNRYGDLKRIRRLKFWPLERVLAEKYNFPAPDANGFANFLRPILDFAPESRPTAAECLKHPWLN; this comes from the exons atggcggcggcgttcggCAACACCTGCTTCTCGTCAGGGTCGGAgggtgaggaggaggacgaggacgaggggcCCGAGGGGTACCGGAAGGGCGGGTACCACGCGGCGCGGCCCGGCGACCGGTTCGCCGACGGGCGGTTCGTCGCGCAGCGGAAGCTCGGCTGGGGCAACTTCTCCACCGTCTGGCTCGCATACGACACCCTCCTCAGC AGATTCGTGGCGCTCAAGATCCAGAAGAGCGCGAGGGACTACGCGCAGGCGGCGCTGCACGAGATCGAGCTGCTCTCCGCGGCGGCCAAGGGCGACCCGACCAACTCCAAGTGCGTCCTCCAGCTGCTGGACCATTTCAAGCACGCCGGCCCCAACGGCCAGCACGTCTGCCTGGTCACCGAGCTCCTTGGCGACAGCCTGCTGCGGCTGATCCGGTACAACCGGAACAAGGGCATCGGCCTAAGCAGAGTCCGAGAAATCTGCCGTTCAGTTCTAGTCGGCCTTGACTACCTGCACCGCGAGCTCGGCATCATCCACACCGATCTCAAGCCGGAGAACGTGCTCCTCGTGTCCACCATAAACCCGTCCAAGGACCCCGCGCGTGCCGGGTTCGCCCCGATCCTCGACAAGCCCGAGGGGAATCAGTACAACGGCGCGGCCATCAGCTTCAGCGAGAAGATGCTGAGGATGCGTGCGAGGCGCGCCGTGGTCAAGATTTCGCGGAGGCGGGAGTCGCTCGGCGGGGTCATGGTGGACCTGGAGAAGGAGCTGGAGAGGAAGAGGAGCCTCGATGGCATCAGCATGAAGTGCAAGATCGTCGATTTCGGGAATGCCTGCTGGGCTGACCAGCAGAGCGCTGGCGAGATACAGACGAGGCAGTATCGAGCCCCCGAGGTTATCATCGGGTCCGGGTATTCTTACTCTGCCGATATGTGGTCGTTCGCGTGCCTCGTGTTCGAGCTTGCCACCGGCGACATGCTCTTCTCTCCCAGGGACTGCCAAGGCTGCAGCGAAGATGAG GATCATCTGGCTCTGATGATGGAAACTCTTGGGAAGATGCCTAAGAAG ATAGCCAGCTCAGGCACCCGTTCCAAGGATTACTTCAACCGATACGGAGACCTGAAGAGGATCCGAAGGCTCAAGTTCTGGCCTCTCGAACGCGTCCTGGCCGAGAAGTACAACTTCCCTGCACCGGACGCCAATGGGTTCGCCAACTTCCTCCGCCCGATCCTAGATTTCGCTCCAGAGAGTAGGCCGACCGCCGCTGAGTGCCTGAAGCACCCATGGCTCAACTGA